The genomic DNA GAAACTCAGGTTTAATTATACTCGCATAAGTTTTCCCGGCCAATTCCGCAGAAGTTTGTTTTTCTTTTTCAAGGTCGTCGAGATATTTCAAAAACAGAATCCAAGATGTTTGCTCTACATAATCTAATTCGCTGCTACAGCCGGCATCTTTCCAAAGAACATCATCTATATTTTTAAAAATTTGTTCAAACATTTTATTCTCCTCTATTAATCGCCTTTTGAGCGCTTTTTATCAATATATACTTCCTCGCGCTCTTTTATTAACCTTTATCCGCCAAAGACGCGCCCAAAGTAGGCATTGGACTGCACCCCTAAAAGTGGACAATTAGTTAAGCTTCGTACAGAACACTTAAAGGGGTGCAAAAATGAAGCTGAGGAGAAAATTTACAAAGGAATTCAAACTATCCGTTGTGCGCGAATTGGAAGCCACATCGCTGGCTGAAGTGTGCAGGGCGCACAGTGTCAGCCCGTCTGTCTTAA from Nanoarchaeota archaeon includes the following:
- a CDS encoding transposase, whose translation is MKLRRKFTKEFKLSVVRELEATSLAEVCRAHSVSPSVL